The following coding sequences are from one Photobacterium angustum window:
- a CDS encoding pyridoxamine 5'-phosphate oxidase family protein, with protein MGKQFSELSDKHIEFIENQKIYFVGTAAESGNVNLSPKGGDSLRVINSKKIAWLNLTGSGNESASHVIRNSRMTLMFCAFEGAPLIFRVYGKAKVLHAKDEEWGQFVQLFPESVASRQIFILDIDFVQSSCGKSVPYFSYEGDRDDLANWSKKQGVEGIEQYWLKKNQKSIDGFETEIAKRSGLDVE; from the coding sequence TTGGGTAAACAATTTTCTGAATTATCAGATAAACATATAGAGTTTATCGAAAACCAAAAAATCTATTTTGTTGGTACTGCAGCTGAGAGCGGTAATGTGAATTTGTCACCTAAAGGTGGTGATTCCTTGAGAGTGATCAATTCAAAAAAAATAGCGTGGTTAAATTTAACAGGTAGCGGTAATGAGTCTGCATCACATGTTATTAGAAATTCACGAATGACACTCATGTTCTGTGCATTTGAAGGAGCTCCGCTCATTTTTCGAGTATATGGGAAGGCAAAAGTCTTACATGCTAAAGATGAGGAATGGGGGCAGTTTGTGCAGCTATTTCCAGAAAGTGTCGCTTCTAGACAAATATTTATCTTAGATATTGATTTTGTTCAGTCGTCTTGTGGCAAATCGGTTCCGTACTTTAGCTATGAGGGGGATCGTGATGATTTGGCGAATTGGTCAAAAAAACAAGGTGTCGAAGGAATTGAGCAATATTGGCTTAAAAAGAATCAAAAGAGTATCGATGGCTTTGAAACTGAAATAGCGAAAAGATCAGGCTTGGACGTAGAGTAA
- a CDS encoding dienelactone hydrolase family protein, whose translation MKVIIITDIFGLCKTTDKMASFIAQHTDSVKIVDPYQGVRFEFSSEKAAYEQFIKDCGHDDYLSLVRESVLKDKPDVLIGFSAGANAAWRISELVASDCKSILCFYPSQIRNHADIEPKVPTAVIFPKKEASFDVLTMNTALLHRINVTTQIMPYKHGFMNCLSDAYDKQAETMGFEYILNRIRKI comes from the coding sequence ATGAAGGTTATTATTATCACCGATATTTTTGGTTTATGTAAAACCACAGATAAGATGGCCTCATTTATTGCTCAGCATACTGACAGTGTAAAAATCGTTGACCCTTACCAAGGTGTTCGCTTTGAGTTTTCTAGTGAAAAAGCTGCGTATGAGCAATTTATTAAAGATTGTGGGCATGATGATTACTTATCTTTAGTTCGTGAGTCAGTATTAAAAGATAAGCCTGATGTACTAATAGGTTTTAGCGCAGGCGCAAATGCTGCTTGGCGAATATCAGAATTAGTCGCATCTGATTGTAAAAGCATTCTTTGTTTTTATCCTTCACAAATACGTAATCACGCGGATATTGAGCCGAAAGTACCAACAGCGGTTATTTTTCCGAAAAAAGAAGCCTCTTTTGACGTTTTAACTATGAATACAGCACTTCTTCATCGAATAAATGTAACGACTCAAATCATGCCTTATAAACACGGTTTTATGAATTGTTTATCTGATGCTTATGATAAACAAGCTGAGACGATGGGATTTGAATACATTCTGAATAGAATAAGAAAAATATAA
- a CDS encoding DUF1826 domain-containing protein, translating into MAPQPTVFTNIYRNNINIAVWQRNLSSELTHEIETFLSDNPTFRKSISLSPETVREELDLATQRKLPKALVENIAQLVDMFCCLFDLKEVGLRLTALNNAMCPRFHVDHIPCRLVTTFHGTASQWLPNNKVDRTKLGHGNNGLPDETSGLYQQHSDIEQLSTGDVALLKGEAWAGNENLGIVHRSPTTSPNETRLLMTLDFC; encoded by the coding sequence ATGGCTCCCCAACCTACCGTATTCACTAATATCTATCGAAACAACATTAATATTGCGGTGTGGCAGCGCAATCTCAGCTCTGAACTCACGCATGAAATTGAAACATTCCTTAGCGATAATCCAACATTTAGAAAGTCGATATCCCTTTCTCCTGAAACCGTACGAGAAGAACTTGATCTGGCTACACAACGAAAACTACCTAAAGCGCTAGTTGAAAACATTGCACAATTGGTTGATATGTTCTGCTGTTTATTTGATCTAAAAGAAGTCGGTTTGAGATTAACAGCATTAAATAACGCTATGTGCCCACGTTTCCATGTAGATCATATTCCTTGCCGATTGGTAACGACCTTTCATGGCACTGCATCTCAATGGTTGCCTAACAATAAAGTTGATCGCACAAAACTGGGACATGGCAATAATGGGCTGCCAGATGAAACATCGGGGTTATATCAACAACATTCTGATATAGAGCAATTATCTACGGGTGATGTGGCACTGCTTAAAGGAGAAGCGTGGGCTGGAAATGAAAATCTTGGTATTGTTCACCGCTCCCCTACAACATCGCCAAACGAAACACGATTACTTATGACGCTAGACTTCTGTTAA
- the arsC gene encoding arsenate reductase (glutaredoxin) (This arsenate reductase requires both glutathione and glutaredoxin to convert arsenate to arsenite, after which the efflux transporter formed by ArsA and ArsB can extrude the arsenite from the cell, providing resistance.), with protein MTYSGYVVIHHNPECGTSRNVLQIIQDAGYEPVVIEYIQEGWTKPQLQALFAAANLTPHTALRTSKSPAKELGLLDENVSDEVILEAMLEHPVLVNRPIVCTAKGVKLCRPSEAVLDVLENWPKGPLIKEDGEVIIDANGNRLL; from the coding sequence ATGACTTATAGCGGCTATGTTGTTATTCACCATAATCCAGAATGCGGTACCTCAAGAAATGTGCTGCAAATTATCCAAGATGCAGGCTATGAGCCTGTAGTGATTGAATACATTCAAGAAGGGTGGACGAAACCTCAACTTCAAGCGTTATTTGCAGCGGCAAATTTAACCCCACACACAGCACTACGTACCAGTAAATCACCAGCAAAAGAGCTCGGTTTATTAGATGAAAACGTATCAGATGAAGTGATCCTAGAAGCCATGCTAGAGCACCCTGTATTGGTGAACCGCCCAATCGTATGTACGGCTAAAGGTGTAAAACTGTGTCGCCCTAGTGAAGCGGTATTAGATGTGCTAGAAAACTGGCCGAAAGGACCACTAATTAAAGAAGATGGTGAAGTCATCATCGATGCCAACGGAAACCGTCTACTGTAA
- a CDS encoding phospholipase D family protein, whose amino-acid sequence MPINKVIGASVIFITILTGCSSLPKQAEHLDAPLTPKLTSALSTLNDRHNPFITTQTPSAVLVQNTGWDALAQRLALVEAAEHTIDIQYYIWNSDSSGRYLASRLVAAADRGVYVRVLLDDINLNDREALLTKLDAHPNIDIRIFNPIPTRNAGKWISFVGDFSRLNRRMHNKSFTVDGAFTVVGGRNIGDEYFDLSHELNLRDRDVLASGKVVADVQHSFNDYWNSEWAYSVDLLRDKAKPLPQLMLSSIPVPEYKNYPALPQSQKAAMTHLSTLLKKMTGVKATYIADKPIPDDVNNTDQPKVTAQYLSKLAKNTQNDIIIESAYLVFDDKQLAGLQQLSQKGVEIKALTNSMASNDLVTNHSGYAGRRQEMLESGMDLYELKPDAKLCKIVIQDNDKCAPNAVYGLHAKSAVFDHQIATIGSFNFNLRSTYLNTESLLVIENPKIATELATTLESAMQDSNSWHLSLDDGDVYWHSGNEIWDSEPNTKQWDRMKSELLQLLPIEKYL is encoded by the coding sequence ATGCCAATAAATAAAGTGATAGGTGCAAGTGTTATTTTTATCACTATTCTGACAGGGTGTTCGTCACTGCCTAAACAAGCAGAGCATCTTGATGCGCCACTAACACCAAAATTAACCAGTGCTTTATCGACATTAAACGATCGCCATAATCCATTTATAACGACACAAACACCAAGCGCAGTACTGGTGCAAAATACGGGCTGGGATGCATTGGCTCAACGTCTAGCTTTGGTTGAAGCTGCCGAACATACGATAGATATTCAATACTATATTTGGAATTCAGATAGCTCTGGTCGTTATTTAGCGAGTCGTCTAGTAGCAGCCGCTGATCGTGGTGTTTATGTTCGTGTGTTGCTTGATGATATTAACCTAAACGATCGTGAAGCACTGCTAACAAAACTCGATGCACACCCTAATATCGATATCCGCATTTTTAACCCTATCCCAACCCGTAATGCTGGCAAATGGATAAGCTTTGTAGGGGACTTTTCACGTTTAAATCGTCGTATGCATAATAAATCTTTCACTGTTGATGGTGCTTTTACTGTTGTTGGTGGACGTAATATTGGTGATGAGTATTTTGATCTTTCCCATGAGCTGAACTTACGTGATCGTGATGTATTAGCAAGTGGAAAAGTTGTCGCTGATGTTCAGCATAGCTTCAATGATTATTGGAATAGTGAATGGGCATATTCAGTTGATTTATTGAGGGATAAAGCTAAACCGCTACCACAGTTAATGCTTAGCAGTATTCCTGTACCTGAGTATAAAAACTACCCGGCATTGCCTCAAAGCCAGAAGGCAGCCATGACGCACTTATCAACGCTGTTAAAGAAGATGACTGGAGTCAAAGCCACATACATTGCAGATAAGCCAATTCCAGATGATGTTAATAATACTGATCAGCCAAAAGTAACGGCGCAGTATTTATCTAAATTGGCGAAAAATACACAAAATGACATCATTATTGAATCGGCATATTTAGTCTTTGATGATAAACAGCTAGCGGGTTTACAACAGCTCTCGCAAAAGGGCGTGGAGATCAAAGCGCTGACAAACTCAATGGCATCAAATGATCTAGTGACGAATCACTCTGGTTATGCAGGCCGTCGCCAAGAGATGCTAGAAAGTGGCATGGATTTATATGAATTAAAGCCTGACGCTAAGTTATGCAAGATTGTTATTCAAGATAACGACAAATGTGCACCGAATGCGGTATACGGTTTACACGCTAAATCAGCGGTATTTGACCATCAAATAGCGACGATTGGCTCATTTAACTTCAATTTACGTTCTACCTATCTTAATACTGAGTCGCTATTGGTGATTGAAAACCCTAAGATTGCCACAGAGCTTGCTACGACCTTAGAGAGCGCGATGCAAGACAGTAACAGTTGGCATTTAAGTCTGGATGATGGCGATGTGTATTGGCATTCGGGTAACGAAATATGGGACAGTGAACCGAACACTAAACAATGGGATCGTATGAAATCAGAATTATTGCAGTTATTGCCAATAGAGAAGTATTTGTAA
- a CDS encoding DUF4397 domain-containing protein, with amino-acid sequence MNKTTLTLLTTAALILNGCDSDSHDENETTHTEMPTSQLRVTHASSDAPLVSILMDGDVVSGLSNVDYQQGSPLLTVDSGSHDLIVRGLLANDATADVITANAVNLAPDMQYDVFAVNNVSAIEPVILSRSNEAPDDQSIRVDVLHGHPNVGGVDIHVTTDPSISADTIAVSDLTFKEDDANLPVTLPAGDYRIRITLAGKSTDADVVYDSGNIALDGGSDLMVTAVPNVSGGAVSPVNLLVADGTSVNVLRNTGEKSTVRVGHAVADLGDVDVRASGNVVSGLDSISYETIKSLDLTPDSYDLTVTPSGATTPEAIKAPGTTFAAGSETTIFAVGQFAAQSIEPVVIEDDLRSIASYAKLRVVHANPIAGTVDIHAAPTGTGFSADTAVLKNVNFKDSAVLNVGKGNYDFAVAEAGTTNVLLTADNVALAGGNVATAFATEDSIALNVDK; translated from the coding sequence ATGAATAAAACAACACTTACATTACTTACAACTGCGGCATTAATCTTAAACGGCTGTGACAGTGATTCTCATGATGAAAATGAAACAACACATACTGAAATGCCTACTTCACAGTTAAGGGTAACGCATGCAAGTTCGGATGCTCCGCTTGTTTCTATTTTAATGGATGGTGATGTGGTAAGTGGATTATCTAATGTTGATTATCAACAAGGTAGTCCATTACTCACTGTTGATTCAGGCAGTCATGATCTGATTGTGCGTGGACTTCTTGCAAACGATGCTACCGCTGATGTGATAACAGCAAACGCAGTAAACCTTGCACCAGATATGCAGTATGACGTCTTTGCTGTAAATAACGTGAGTGCTATAGAGCCAGTGATCCTTTCTCGTTCTAATGAAGCCCCTGATGACCAATCCATTCGTGTCGATGTGTTACATGGACACCCAAACGTTGGTGGTGTTGATATTCACGTAACAACCGATCCGAGTATCAGTGCAGATACAATTGCAGTTTCTGATCTTACCTTTAAAGAAGATGATGCGAATCTACCTGTTACACTTCCAGCTGGTGATTACCGAATAAGGATCACGTTAGCAGGTAAGAGTACTGATGCCGATGTGGTATATGACAGTGGTAACATCGCATTAGATGGCGGTAGCGATTTAATGGTAACAGCAGTACCTAATGTAAGCGGTGGTGCAGTCTCCCCTGTCAATCTTCTTGTTGCAGACGGAACAAGCGTTAATGTGCTTAGAAATACCGGCGAAAAATCAACAGTGCGTGTTGGTCATGCCGTCGCTGATTTAGGTGATGTCGATGTAAGAGCCAGTGGCAATGTTGTATCTGGACTTGATTCGATCAGCTATGAAACAATTAAAAGCCTTGATTTAACACCGGACAGTTATGATTTAACTGTCACTCCTTCTGGAGCAACAACACCTGAAGCTATTAAAGCTCCGGGCACCACTTTTGCAGCAGGATCTGAAACAACCATTTTTGCCGTCGGACAATTTGCCGCTCAGTCTATAGAACCTGTTGTTATTGAAGATGATTTAAGAAGTATTGCGTCATATGCAAAACTAAGAGTCGTTCATGCTAATCCAATAGCAGGTACAGTAGATATTCACGCTGCTCCTACAGGTACAGGATTCTCAGCCGATACTGCGGTATTAAAGAATGTGAATTTCAAAGACTCTGCTGTACTTAACGTGGGTAAAGGTAACTACGACTTCGCTGTTGCAGAAGCAGGTACAACCAATGTATTACTAACAGCAGATAATGTAGCTCTTGCGGGAGGTAACGTGGCAACCGCTTTTGCAACTGAAGATTCAATTGCGTTAAACGTCGACAAATAA
- a CDS encoding GNAT family N-acetyltransferase, with protein sequence MLLNQNKIEISQLIESDRCAVFDLLQDKETMRFLGPRRPLTDKESEAWFINEQKAEHRFAFRSIETNEFIGFCGMSLIDGELDFGYFLRRKFWGQGLAIIMCELAIAKLSDTIDFTQVNVFIASDNIASQQVAKKLGWKIKCAVENEFETGNLYLIQN encoded by the coding sequence ATGTTGTTGAATCAAAATAAAATAGAAATATCACAACTTATTGAAAGTGATAGATGTGCTGTTTTCGATTTACTTCAAGATAAAGAAACGATGCGATTTCTAGGCCCAAGGCGTCCATTAACTGATAAAGAGTCAGAAGCATGGTTTATTAATGAGCAAAAAGCAGAGCATAGGTTTGCCTTTCGGTCTATTGAAACGAATGAGTTTATCGGTTTTTGTGGAATGTCGTTAATTGATGGTGAATTGGATTTTGGTTATTTCCTGCGTAGGAAATTTTGGGGGCAAGGGTTAGCTATTATTATGTGTGAATTAGCAATCGCTAAACTGTCTGATACTATCGATTTCACCCAAGTTAATGTATTTATTGCCTCTGATAATATAGCAAGCCAACAGGTTGCTAAGAAATTAGGCTGGAAAATAAAGTGTGCTGTTGAGAATGAATTTGAAACGGGGAATTTGTATCTCATTCAGAATTAA
- a CDS encoding isochorismatase family protein — protein sequence MKNPALIIIDVQKGFDDPYWGRRNNPEAESNITLLLSKWREKELPIVHIQHC from the coding sequence TTGAAAAATCCAGCTTTAATAATTATTGATGTTCAAAAAGGGTTTGATGATCCTTATTGGGGAAGAAGAAACAATCCAGAAGCTGAATCAAATATAACTTTGCTGCTTTCCAAGTGGAGAGAAAAAGAACTACCAATAGTTCATATTCAGCATTGTTAA